Genomic DNA from Sphingomonas hankookensis:
TGGCGCTGATGGCGCGCGACCGCCGCAGCGTGCCGCTGTGCGCGCAGATCCTGATCTACCCGATGCTCGACGACCGCACCGGCAGCACGCGCAAAGTGCCGCCGTTCATCGGCCGCATCGGCTGGGACGCCCCGGCCAATGTCTTCGGCTGGCGATCATTCCTGGGACAGGCACCGGGCGGCCCCTCCGTCCCCGCCGCCGGGGTGCCGGCGCGCGTGCGCGACCTGTCGGGCCTGCCGCCCACCTTTATCGGCGTCGGCGGGGTCGACCTCTTCGTCGACGAGGACATGGACTATGCCCGGCGGCTGAACGCGGCGGGCGTGCCGACCGAGCTGGTCGTGACGCCGGGCGCGTTCCACGGCTTCGATGCCGTCGCGCCCGAAACCGGGCTTGCCAAGCGCTTCACCGCCGCCAAGATCGCCGCGCTGCGCCGCGCCTTCGGGATCGATGGCGCGGCGACATGATACTCCGACAGGATATTGCCCATGGCCGCCCTTTCCCTGCCCCTTCGCGCCGCGTTGCTGCTGTCCCTCGCCCTCGGTACGGGCGTCGCCGTCGCGCAGAAACCCGCCGCCATGGCTGAACGCCCCGCCCCGCCCGCCGCATGGACCGCCGCGCCGTTCGTGCCGCTATGGACCGGCACCCCGCCGGGCGGCGGCTTCCGCCCGGTCACGGTCCCGGCCGACAGCCCGGCCACCTTCCTGAGGAATATCGAACAGCCCGGCCTGCGCCTGTTCCGCCCGGCGCGCGCCAACGGGGCGTCGGTGCTGGTCGTCCCCGGCGGCGCCTATGACTTCCTGTCGATCGGCAATGAAGGCGTCGATATTGCGCAGCGGCTGAACGCGCTCGGCTATACCGTCTATGTCCTTGTCTATCGCCTGCCCGGCGAAGGCTGGGCCAACCGCGCCGACGTGCCATTGCAGGATGCGCAGCGCGGCCTGCGCATGGTCCGCGCCGCCGCATCGAAGGACGGCCTCGACCCGCACCGGGTAGCGGTGCTGGGCTTTTCGGCGGGCGGGCACCTCGCCGCGACACTCGAAACCGACTTCGCGCAGACCGTCTATCCGGCGCGCGATGCGGTCGACCGGATCGATGCCCGGCCCGATGCCGCCGCGCTGATCTATCCGGTGATCGCCGCCGCCCCGCCCTTCACCCACGCGCTCTCCGCCGAACGGCTGCTGGGCAAGAACCCCAACGCAGCGGCCATCGCCCGTCGTTCGCCGGCCGACCATGTCACCGGCACAACCCCGCCGACCTTCCTGCTGCACGCGATGGACGACGGCGCGGTCGTGCCCGACAACAGCATGGCGATGATGGCCGCGCTGCGTCGCGCCGGTCGCCCGGTCGAGGCGCATTTCGCAGCGGAGGGCGGCCACGGCTTCGGCGTCGGCTCCCCCGCCCTGCCGGTCGGGCACTGGGTCGAGACGTTCGACCACTGGCTCCAGCGCCAGTTCGCCAAGACCGGTTGACGCCGGCAACGCACATTAGATATATACCATAACAATATTCGGAGGGGAGAGAAGATGGTCGATTCGATGACGGACGGCTGGACACGGCGCGCGATGCTCGGCGCCTCCGCCGCGCTGGCCGGATCGGCGGCGCTCCCCGGCGGCGCGGCGGCGGCAACCCCCGAACGGCTGACCAGCATCGGCCTGACCTTCGTCTATGAAGCGATCGTGACGCTGGGCAAGGCGGAGGAGGTCGGCGCTACCCCGATGGGCAAGCGCATCCGCATCCCGATCACCGGCGGCCGCTTCGCCGGTCCGCGCATCTCCGGCACGATCCTGCCCGAGGGGATGGACTGGCAACTCGTCCGCGCCGACGGATCGACCCTGCTGGAGGCCGCCTATCTGATGCGCGAGGCCGACGGCACCCTCATCCACATCACCAACAAGGGCGTGGTGTTCGACGGAAAGGTCCGCACGACCCCGGTGTTCGAAGTACCCCTGGGCAAGCATGGCTGGCTGAACCAGGGCAATTTCCTCGGCACGGTCGGCCCCGCCGATCCGGCGGACGGGGCGGCGGTGCGGATCACCGTCTATCAGCTGGCATGACGATGGAGAGCAACATGACGCGACGGCATGTCACCCTGGCCGCGATCCTTGCCGGCTCGGCACTCGCCGGATGCGCGACGCCGGTCACGCCGATGGCCACGACGCAAGCCTCGGCGCCGCAGGGTTGCGCCGCGCTGATGGCGGGCGGCTGGAGCGATCCGAGCATGCGCATCCTGACCGCCGACGACCGCGCCGCCGGTCTGGTGCTGGATCTGGGCATGGGGGCGAAGACTGCGCCCCTTCCCGCGCATTGCGAAGTCACCGGCGTCTTGCGGGAACGCACCGGGCAGGACGGGCAGAAATACGCCATCCGCTTCCGCATGCGCCTGCCCGACCAATGGAACCGCCGTTTCCTGTTCCAGGGCGGCGGCGGCACCAATGGCGACATCGGCTCGGCGGTCGGGCCGCTCAACGCCGGCGCAACCGCGCTGGCGCAGGGCTTTGCCGTCATCAGTCAGGATTCGGGCCATTCCAACGAAACCAATGCCGACCCGGCACGCGGCGGCGCGGTCGCGTTCGGCTTCGATGCACAGGCGCGCGCCGATTACGGCCATGCGTCGCTGAAGGCCAGCTACGACGCCGCCCGCGCGATCCTGAAGCGGCGCTATGGCGGCGACCCGGCGCACAGCTATTTCGCCGGCTGTTCGAAGGGCGGACAGGAGGGCATGGCCTTCGCCCAACGCTACCCGGAGGCGTTCGACGGCATCCTTGCCGCCGCCCCCGGCTTCGCCCTGCCCAAGGCAGCGATTGCCGGAGGCATGGGACACGCAAAGCTATGCCGCCCAGGTCCGCGCGCCCGGTGAAAAGAGCGTACCGGTCGCCCGTCTGGCGCAGGCATTCTCCAACGCCGACCTGCTGCTCGCACGGCAAGCGGTGCTGGCGGCGTGCGACGCGAAGGACGGGCTCGCCGACGGGTTGGTCGGCGCGTTCGCCCAATGCGGCACGGTCGAAGTCGTGCGCGAACTGCGCGCGCGCCAGTGCAGCGGGCAGAAGAACCAGAGCTGCCTCGCCCCCGCGCAAATCGACGCGATGGTGCGCGGCTTCGGCGGTCCGCGCGACAGCCGGGGACAATCGCTCTATGCCAGCTTCCCCTGGGATGCCGGCATGGCCGACAATGGCTGGCGCATCTGGAAACTGGGGCTGGAAACCCCGGCGGTGCCGTCGATCAACGCCGGAATGGGCGCGCCGGCACTGGCGACGATCTTCTCCACCCCGCCGCGTGCGCTGGGTCCGGGGCCGCAGGCCGGCATGGACTATTCCATGGCCTACGACTTCGACCGCGATCCGGCCGCGATCCACGCCACCGCGCCGGGCTTTCCGCGTTCGGCATGGGAAGACATCGCTGCCCGGTCGAGCGACCTGTCGCGCTTCCGCAAGCGCGGCGGGCGGATGATCGTGCCGCACGGCGCATCCGATCCGGTCTTCTCGATCAACGACACCATCGCGTGGTGGAACGACGTGAACCGGTCCAACGCCGGACAGGCCGCGAGCTTCGTCCGCATCTTCCCGGTGCCCGGCATGGCGCACTGTCAGGGCGGTCCGGCGACCGACCAGTTCGACGGCCTCGGCGCCTTGGTCCGCTGGGTCGAACAGGGCCAGGCCCCCGACCGGATCGAGGCGAGCGCCGGTCCGATGACGCCGTGGCCCGGCCGCACCCGCCCGCTCTGCCCCTATCCCCTGGTCGCACGACCGGTGGCGGGGGCGACCGACACGGAAAAGGCGGCGGCGTTCGAATGTCGGGCGGTGGTTGGGTAGAGCTGCCCGGCTACCCACCAATCGTCACTCCCGCGCAGGCGGGAGTCCATACACGCTGTCGTCGCGCATCCAGCCGAAACGGCAGCGTCTATGGACTCCCGCCTGCGCGGGAATGACGAACGTGGGGTTCAGCCTTCCTCCGGCCAGTACAACCGCATCGGATTGTCCACCAATAACCGACGCTGCAATTCGGCCGTCGGCGCAATCGCCGGGATCACATCGACCAGCGCCCCGTCGTCGGGCAGCACGCTCTCCATATTGGGATGCGGCCAGTCGGTCCCCCACAGCACCCGATCCGGGTACGCCTCGACCAGCGGCCGCACCGCCGCCACGAAATCGGCATAGGGGGGCCCCGCCGGGTCCAGCCGGTCGGGGCACGTCACCTTCGTCCAGATATCGTCCCGGCTGTCGAGCAGCGTCCGGAACGCGGTCATGTCGACCCCATCCGGCCCCTGCGTCACATCGGGCCGCCCCATGTGATCGATCACCACCGGCACCGGGATCGCCGCCAGAAAGGCACGCATCTCCTCCAGCAGGTCCGCCTCGAAATAGACGACGACATGCCACCCCAGCCGCTCGATCCGCCGCGCCACGTCGAGGAACTTGTCCTTGGGCGCGTCGTCCACCAGCCGCTTCAGGAAATTGAACCGCACCCCGCGAATGCCGCCCGCGTGCAGCGCGTCCAGCTCCGCCTCGCTGATCGCGGGATCGACCACCGCCACGCCCCGGCACGTTCCTTCCGACACGGCGATGGCGTGCAAGGTGGCACGATTGTCGGTGCCGTGGCAGCTCGCCTGCACGATCACGTTGCGGCTGAACCCCAATGTCCGGCGCAGCGCGAACAGCGCGTCCGGCCCGGCATCCTGCGGCAGGTATTTCGCCTTGGCACTGAACGGAAATTCCGCCTGCGGCCCGAACACATGGCAATGCGCGTCGACCGCGCCCGGCGGGGGCACGAAGCGCGGCGTGGAGGGTTCCAGCGTCCAGCTGCGGATGCGTCCCTGTTCGTCCTTCACGCGAAAACCTCCCCGTCCATCAACTTCCGCGCGGTTCGCAACATCCCCGCCTCGATCGGCTGCCCCGCTTCGTCCAGCGTAACGACGCATTCAGTCACCCCGCTCGGGTGCTCGACCCCCAGGGTCAATTGCCTCCCCTGCGGCACCTTCGCGACCTTCGCCGCCGGCGAATCCGGGATCAGGCACGCGGTCGCGACACTCACCGCCCCCAGCACCCCGATCGACGCATGCACCCGGTGCGGGATCAGCGACCGCACCGCGATCGCCCCGCCGTCCCTGGGTGCTGCGACCAGCATCATCTTGGGCACCGACTTGGCCGTCACGTCGCCCAGGTTCATCAGCGGCCCGGCCTGCAACCGGATCGCCTCCACCCGCGCCTTCATCGCGTCATTCGCTTCCAGCGTCTCGCGATCCTCATAGCCGGTGATTCCAACGTCTTGC
This window encodes:
- a CDS encoding alpha/beta hydrolase; translation: MAALSLPLRAALLLSLALGTGVAVAQKPAAMAERPAPPAAWTAAPFVPLWTGTPPGGGFRPVTVPADSPATFLRNIEQPGLRLFRPARANGASVLVVPGGAYDFLSIGNEGVDIAQRLNALGYTVYVLVYRLPGEGWANRADVPLQDAQRGLRMVRAAASKDGLDPHRVAVLGFSAGGHLAATLETDFAQTVYPARDAVDRIDARPDAAALIYPVIAAAPPFTHALSAERLLGKNPNAAAIARRSPADHVTGTTPPTFLLHAMDDGAVVPDNSMAMMAALRRAGRPVEAHFAAEGGHGFGVGSPALPVGHWVETFDHWLQRQFAKTG
- a CDS encoding DUF3237 domain-containing protein, translating into MVDSMTDGWTRRAMLGASAALAGSAALPGGAAAATPERLTSIGLTFVYEAIVTLGKAEEVGATPMGKRIRIPITGGRFAGPRISGTILPEGMDWQLVRADGSTLLEAAYLMREADGTLIHITNKGVVFDGKVRTTPVFEVPLGKHGWLNQGNFLGTVGPADPADGAAVRITVYQLA
- a CDS encoding tannase/feruloyl esterase family alpha/beta hydrolase yields the protein MTRRHVTLAAILAGSALAGCATPVTPMATTQASAPQGCAALMAGGWSDPSMRILTADDRAAGLVLDLGMGAKTAPLPAHCEVTGVLRERTGQDGQKYAIRFRMRLPDQWNRRFLFQGGGGTNGDIGSAVGPLNAGATALAQGFAVISQDSGHSNETNADPARGGAVAFGFDAQARADYGHASLKASYDAARAILKRRYGGDPAHSYFAGCSKGGQEGMAFAQRYPEAFDGILAAAPGFALPKAAIAGGMGHAKLCRPGPRAR
- a CDS encoding tannase/feruloyl esterase family alpha/beta hydrolase; translation: MPEAWDTQSYAAQVRAPGEKSVPVARLAQAFSNADLLLARQAVLAACDAKDGLADGLVGAFAQCGTVEVVRELRARQCSGQKNQSCLAPAQIDAMVRGFGGPRDSRGQSLYASFPWDAGMADNGWRIWKLGLETPAVPSINAGMGAPALATIFSTPPRALGPGPQAGMDYSMAYDFDRDPAAIHATAPGFPRSAWEDIAARSSDLSRFRKRGGRMIVPHGASDPVFSINDTIAWWNDVNRSNAGQAASFVRIFPVPGMAHCQGGPATDQFDGLGALVRWVEQGQAPDRIEASAGPMTPWPGRTRPLCPYPLVARPVAGATDTEKAAAFECRAVVG
- a CDS encoding amidohydrolase family protein — protein: MKDEQGRIRSWTLEPSTPRFVPPPGAVDAHCHVFGPQAEFPFSAKAKYLPQDAGPDALFALRRTLGFSRNVIVQASCHGTDNRATLHAIAVSEGTCRGVAVVDPAISEAELDALHAGGIRGVRFNFLKRLVDDAPKDKFLDVARRIERLGWHVVVYFEADLLEEMRAFLAAIPVPVVIDHMGRPDVTQGPDGVDMTAFRTLLDSRDDIWTKVTCPDRLDPAGPPYADFVAAVRPLVEAYPDRVLWGTDWPHPNMESVLPDDGALVDVIPAIAPTAELQRRLLVDNPMRLYWPEEG